The Callithrix jacchus isolate 240 chromosome X, calJac240_pri, whole genome shotgun sequence genome contains a region encoding:
- the LOC144581035 gene encoding zinc finger X-linked protein ZXDB-like isoform X1 produces MEIPKLLPARGTLQGGGGGGGGIPAGGGRVHRGPDPLAGQVPTRRLLLLRGPQDGGPGRRREEARTASRGPGPSLLAPRPDQPGGGGGGGGGGGGGGGDFFLVLLDPVGGNLETAGSGQAAGPVLREEAEAGLGLQRGESGANPAGRPALGPRCLSAVSTPAPISAPGPAAAFAGTVTIHNQDLLLRFENGVLTLATPPPHAWDPGAAPAQQPGCLIAPQAGFPQAVQSGDCPELPPTLLLAESAEPAPAPAPEEEAEGPAAARGPRGPLGSAPGVVLYLCPEAQCGQTFAKKHQLKVHLLTHSSSQGQRPFKCPLGGCGWTFTTSYKLKRHLQSHDKLRPFGCPAEGCGKSFTTVYNLKAHMKGHEQENSFKCEVCEESFPTQAKLSAHQRSHFEPERPYQCAFSGCKKTFITVSALFSHNRAHFREQELFSCSFPGCSKQYDKACRLKIHLRSHTGERPFLCDFDGCGWNFTSMSKLLRHKRKHDDDRRFTCPVEGCGKSFTRAEHLKGHSITHLGTKPFVCPVEGCCARFSARSSLYIHSKKHLQDVDTWKSRCPISTCNKLFTSKHSMKTHMAKRHKVGQDLLAQLEAANSLTPSSELTSQGQNDLSDAEIVSLFSDIPDGTSAAVLDTALVNSGILTIDVASVSSTLAGNLPANNNNSVGQAVDPPALVATSDPPQSLDTSLFFGTAATGFQQSPLDMDEVSSVTVGPLVSLGPLAMKNSSPEPQALTPSSKLTVDTDALTPSSTLCENSVSELLTPTKAEWNVHPDSDFFGREGETQFGFPNAAGNHGSQKETDLITVTGSCSFLLGTSAAGLLVVCSRHSLPGSHPWRLKNHKNCCLYLSLETSSQEGTFPMSDSALLYDMTLWIYGGSGS; encoded by the coding sequence ATGGAAATCCCGAAGCTGCTCCCGGCTCGCGGGACCCTacagggcggcggcggcggcggcggcggtatCCCCGCGGGCGGCGGCCGGGTCCACCGAGGCCCTGACCCGCTGGCTGGCCAGGTCCCCACGCGCCGCCTCCTGCTGCTCCGGGGCCCCCAAGATGGCGGGCCCGGGCGGCGGCGCGAGGAGGCCCGCACGGCTTCACGGGGCCCTGGCCCGAGCCTGTTGGCGCCGAGGCCCGATCAacctggcggcggcggcggcggcggcggcggcggcggcggcggcggcggcgacttCTTCCTGGTGCTGCTTGACCCGGTGGGTGGCAACCTGGAGACCGCGGGCTCGGGTCAGGCCGCAGGGCCTGTGTTGAgggaggaggccgaggcgggcctaGGGCTCCAGAGGGGCGAGAGCGGCGCGAACCCCGCGGGCCGCCCTGCGCTGGGCCCTCGCTGCCTGTCCGCGGTTTCCACTCCGGCCCCGATCTCCGCCCCCGGCCCCGCCGCGGCCTTCGCGGGCACAGTCACTATCCACAACCAGGACCTGCTGTTGCGCTTTGAGAACGGCGTCCTCACCCTGGCCACGCCCCCACCACACGCTTGGGACCCGGGGGCCGCGCCTGCCCAGCAGCCCGGGTGTCTGATCGCCCCGCAAGCCGGGTTCCCGCAGGCCGTGCAGTCGGGTGACTGCCCAGAGCTGCCGCCCACCCTCCTGCTAGCCGAGTCGGCCGAACCCGCGCCTGCTCCGGCGCCCGAGGAGGAGGCGGAGGGCCCGGCCGCCGCCCGGGGCCCCCGCGGACCGCTGGGCTCTGCCCCAGGCGTGGTGCTGTACCTGTGCCCCGAGGCGCAGTGCGGGCAAACCTTCGCCAAGAAGCACCAGCTGAAGGTGCACCTGCTGACGCACAGCAGCAGCCAGGGCCAGAGGCCCTTCAAATGCCCCCTGGGTGGCTGCGGCTGGACCTTCACCACCTCTTACAAGCTCAAGAGGCACCTGCAGTCGCACGACAAACTGCGGCCCTTCGGCTGCCCGGCGGAGGGCTGCGGCAAGAGCTTCACCACCGTGTACAACCTCAAGGCGCACATGAAGGGCCACGAGCAGGAGAACTCTTTCAAATGCGAGGTATGCGAGGAGAGTTTCCCCACGCAGGCCAAACTCAGCGCCCACCAGCGCAGCCACTTTGAGCCCGAGAGGCCTTACCAGTGCGCGTTTTCCGGCTGCAAGAAGACGTTTATCACAGTGAGTGCTCTGTTTTCCCATAACCGCGCCCATTTCAGGGAACAGGAACTCTTCTCCTGCTCTTTTCCGGGCTGCAGCAAACAATATGACAAGGCCTGTAGGCTGAAAATTCACCTGCGGAGTCACACCGGCGAGAGACCTTTCCTTTGTGACTTTGATGGCTGTGGCTGGAACTTCACCAGCATGTCCAAACTCTTAAGGCACAAAAGGAAGCACGACGATGACCGGAGGTTCACCTGCCCTGTGGAAGGCTGTGGGAAATCTTTCACGAGGGCCGAACATCTGAAAGGCCACAGCATAACCCACCTGGGCACGAAGCCTTTCGTGTGCCCTGTGGAAGGCTGCTGTGCCAGGTTCTCCGCTCGCAGTAGCCTCTACATTCACTCCAAGAAACACCTGCAGGATGTGGACACTTGGAAAAGCCGTTGCCCGATCTCCACTTGTAATAAACTCTTCACATCCAAGCACAGCATGAAGACGCACATGGCCAAAAGGCACAAGGTTGGCCAGGATCTCTTAGCTCAGCTAGAAGCAGCAAATTCTCTTACACCCAGCAGTGAACTTACCAGCCAGGGACAGAATGATCTCAGTGATGCAGAGATAGTGTCTCTCTTCTCTGATATACCTGATGGTACTTCTGCTGCAGTGCTGGACACGGCATTGGTGAACTCGGGAATCTTGACTATTGACGTGGCTTCTGTGAGCTCGACTCTGGCAGGGAACCTCcctgctaataataataattccgtAGGGCAGGCTGTGGACCCTCCGGCCTTGGTGGCCACCAGCGACCCTCCTCAAAGTCTGGATACCTCTCTCTTTTTTGGAACGGCCGCCACTGGTTTTCAGCAGAGCCCCTTAGATATGGACGAGGTCTCAAGTGTAACTGTGGGGCCACTGGTATCTCTGGGCCCTTTGGCCATGAAAAACTCCAGTCCAGAGCCCCAGGCTTTGACACCCAGCAGTAAGCTAACAGTGGACACAGATGCTCTGACTCCTTCCAGCACCCTTTGTGAAAACAGTGTCTCGGAACTACTGACACCAACCAAAGCGGAGTGGAACGTACATCCTGACTCTGACTTCTTTGGACGGGAGGGAGAGACCCAGTTCGGATTCCCCAATGCAGCAGGAAACCACGGTTCTCAGAAAGAAACAGATCTTATCACTGTGACTGGCAGCTGCTCATTTTTG
- the LOC144581035 gene encoding zinc finger X-linked protein ZXDB-like isoform X3, whose protein sequence is MEIPKLLPARGTLQGGGGGGGGIPAGGGRVHRGPDPLAGQVPTRRLLLLRGPQDGGPGRRREEARTASRGPGPSLLAPRPDQPGGGGGGGGGGGGGGGDFFLVLLDPVGGNLETAGSGQAAGPVLREEAEAGLGLQRGESGANPAGRPALGPRCLSAVSTPAPISAPGPAAAFAGTVTIHNQDLLLRFENGVLTLATPPPHAWDPGAAPAQQPGCLIAPQAGFPQAVQSGDCPELPPTLLLAESAEPAPAPAPEEEAEGPAAARGPRGPLGSAPGVVLYLCPEAQCGQTFAKKHQLKVHLLTHSSSQGQRPFKCPLGGCGWTFTTSYKLKRHLQSHDKLRPFGCPAEGCGKSFTTVYNLKAHMKGHEQENSFKCEVCEESFPTQAKLSAHQRSHFEPERPYQCAFSGCKKTFITVSALFSHNRAHFREQELFSCSFPGCSKQYDKACRLKIHLRSHTGERPFLCDFDGCGWNFTSMSKLLRHKRKHDDDRRFTCPVEGCGKSFTRAEHLKGHSITHLGTKPFVCPVEGCCARFSARSSLYIHSKKHLQDVDTWKSRCPISTCNKLFTSKHSMKTHMAKRHKVGQDLLAQLEAANSLTPSSELTSQGQNDLSDAEIVSLFSDIPDGTSAAVLDTALVNSGILTIDVASVSSTLAGNLPANNNNSVGQAVDPPALVATSDPPQSLDTSLFFGTAATGFQQSPLDMDEVSSVTVGPLVSLGPLAMKNSSPEPQALTPSSKLTVDTDALTPSSTLCENSVSELLTPTKAEWNVHPDSDFFGREGETQFGFPNAAGNHGSQKETDLITVTGSCSFLDSSTLYNTSQDYSASK, encoded by the exons ATGGAAATCCCGAAGCTGCTCCCGGCTCGCGGGACCCTacagggcggcggcggcggcggcggcggtatCCCCGCGGGCGGCGGCCGGGTCCACCGAGGCCCTGACCCGCTGGCTGGCCAGGTCCCCACGCGCCGCCTCCTGCTGCTCCGGGGCCCCCAAGATGGCGGGCCCGGGCGGCGGCGCGAGGAGGCCCGCACGGCTTCACGGGGCCCTGGCCCGAGCCTGTTGGCGCCGAGGCCCGATCAacctggcggcggcggcggcggcggcggcggcggcggcggcggcggcggcgacttCTTCCTGGTGCTGCTTGACCCGGTGGGTGGCAACCTGGAGACCGCGGGCTCGGGTCAGGCCGCAGGGCCTGTGTTGAgggaggaggccgaggcgggcctaGGGCTCCAGAGGGGCGAGAGCGGCGCGAACCCCGCGGGCCGCCCTGCGCTGGGCCCTCGCTGCCTGTCCGCGGTTTCCACTCCGGCCCCGATCTCCGCCCCCGGCCCCGCCGCGGCCTTCGCGGGCACAGTCACTATCCACAACCAGGACCTGCTGTTGCGCTTTGAGAACGGCGTCCTCACCCTGGCCACGCCCCCACCACACGCTTGGGACCCGGGGGCCGCGCCTGCCCAGCAGCCCGGGTGTCTGATCGCCCCGCAAGCCGGGTTCCCGCAGGCCGTGCAGTCGGGTGACTGCCCAGAGCTGCCGCCCACCCTCCTGCTAGCCGAGTCGGCCGAACCCGCGCCTGCTCCGGCGCCCGAGGAGGAGGCGGAGGGCCCGGCCGCCGCCCGGGGCCCCCGCGGACCGCTGGGCTCTGCCCCAGGCGTGGTGCTGTACCTGTGCCCCGAGGCGCAGTGCGGGCAAACCTTCGCCAAGAAGCACCAGCTGAAGGTGCACCTGCTGACGCACAGCAGCAGCCAGGGCCAGAGGCCCTTCAAATGCCCCCTGGGTGGCTGCGGCTGGACCTTCACCACCTCTTACAAGCTCAAGAGGCACCTGCAGTCGCACGACAAACTGCGGCCCTTCGGCTGCCCGGCGGAGGGCTGCGGCAAGAGCTTCACCACCGTGTACAACCTCAAGGCGCACATGAAGGGCCACGAGCAGGAGAACTCTTTCAAATGCGAGGTATGCGAGGAGAGTTTCCCCACGCAGGCCAAACTCAGCGCCCACCAGCGCAGCCACTTTGAGCCCGAGAGGCCTTACCAGTGCGCGTTTTCCGGCTGCAAGAAGACGTTTATCACAGTGAGTGCTCTGTTTTCCCATAACCGCGCCCATTTCAGGGAACAGGAACTCTTCTCCTGCTCTTTTCCGGGCTGCAGCAAACAATATGACAAGGCCTGTAGGCTGAAAATTCACCTGCGGAGTCACACCGGCGAGAGACCTTTCCTTTGTGACTTTGATGGCTGTGGCTGGAACTTCACCAGCATGTCCAAACTCTTAAGGCACAAAAGGAAGCACGACGATGACCGGAGGTTCACCTGCCCTGTGGAAGGCTGTGGGAAATCTTTCACGAGGGCCGAACATCTGAAAGGCCACAGCATAACCCACCTGGGCACGAAGCCTTTCGTGTGCCCTGTGGAAGGCTGCTGTGCCAGGTTCTCCGCTCGCAGTAGCCTCTACATTCACTCCAAGAAACACCTGCAGGATGTGGACACTTGGAAAAGCCGTTGCCCGATCTCCACTTGTAATAAACTCTTCACATCCAAGCACAGCATGAAGACGCACATGGCCAAAAGGCACAAGGTTGGCCAGGATCTCTTAGCTCAGCTAGAAGCAGCAAATTCTCTTACACCCAGCAGTGAACTTACCAGCCAGGGACAGAATGATCTCAGTGATGCAGAGATAGTGTCTCTCTTCTCTGATATACCTGATGGTACTTCTGCTGCAGTGCTGGACACGGCATTGGTGAACTCGGGAATCTTGACTATTGACGTGGCTTCTGTGAGCTCGACTCTGGCAGGGAACCTCcctgctaataataataattccgtAGGGCAGGCTGTGGACCCTCCGGCCTTGGTGGCCACCAGCGACCCTCCTCAAAGTCTGGATACCTCTCTCTTTTTTGGAACGGCCGCCACTGGTTTTCAGCAGAGCCCCTTAGATATGGACGAGGTCTCAAGTGTAACTGTGGGGCCACTGGTATCTCTGGGCCCTTTGGCCATGAAAAACTCCAGTCCAGAGCCCCAGGCTTTGACACCCAGCAGTAAGCTAACAGTGGACACAGATGCTCTGACTCCTTCCAGCACCCTTTGTGAAAACAGTGTCTCGGAACTACTGACACCAACCAAAGCGGAGTGGAACGTACATCCTGACTCTGACTTCTTTGGACGGGAGGGAGAGACCCAGTTCGGATTCCCCAATGCAGCAGGAAACCACGGTTCTCAGAAAGAAACAGATCTTATCACTGTGACTGGCAGCTGCTCATTTTTG GACTCTTCAACCTTGTACAATACAAGCCAAGACTACTCTGCATCAAAATGA
- the LOC144581035 gene encoding zinc finger X-linked protein ZXDB-like isoform X2 — protein sequence MEIPKLLPARGTLQGGGGGGGGIPAGGGRVHRGPDPLAGQVPTRRLLLLRGPQDGGPGRRREEARTASRGPGPSLLAPRPDQPGGGGGGGGGGGGGGGDFFLVLLDPVGGNLETAGSGQAAGPVLREEAEAGLGLQRGESGANPAGRPALGPRCLSAVSTPAPISAPGPAAAFAGTVTIHNQDLLLRFENGVLTLATPPPHAWDPGAAPAQQPGCLIAPQAGFPQAVQSGDCPELPPTLLLAESAEPAPAPAPEEEAEGPAAARGPRGPLGSAPGVVLYLCPEAQCGQTFAKKHQLKVHLLTHSSSQGQRPFKCPLGGCGWTFTTSYKLKRHLQSHDKLRPFGCPAEGCGKSFTTVYNLKAHMKGHEQENSFKCEVCEESFPTQAKLSAHQRSHFEPERPYQCAFSGCKKTFITVSALFSHNRAHFREQELFSCSFPGCSKQYDKACRLKIHLRSHTGERPFLCDFDGCGWNFTSMSKLLRHKRKHDDDRRFTCPVEGCGKSFTRAEHLKGHSITHLGTKPFVCPVEGCCARFSARSSLYIHSKKHLQDVDTWKSRCPISTCNKLFTSKHSMKTHMAKRHKVGQDLLAQLEAANSLTPSSELTSQGQNDLSDAEIVSLFSDIPDGTSAAVLDTALVNSGILTIDVASVSSTLAGNLPANNNNSVGQAVDPPALVATSDPPQSLDTSLFFGTAATGFQQSPLDMDEVSSVTVGPLVSLGPLAMKNSSPEPQALTPSSKLTVDTDALTPSSTLCENSVSELLTPTKAEWNVHPDSDFFGREGETQFGFPNAAGNHGSQKETDLITVTGSCSFLNLQDSSTLYNTSQDYSASK from the exons ATGGAAATCCCGAAGCTGCTCCCGGCTCGCGGGACCCTacagggcggcggcggcggcggcggcggtatCCCCGCGGGCGGCGGCCGGGTCCACCGAGGCCCTGACCCGCTGGCTGGCCAGGTCCCCACGCGCCGCCTCCTGCTGCTCCGGGGCCCCCAAGATGGCGGGCCCGGGCGGCGGCGCGAGGAGGCCCGCACGGCTTCACGGGGCCCTGGCCCGAGCCTGTTGGCGCCGAGGCCCGATCAacctggcggcggcggcggcggcggcggcggcggcggcggcggcggcggcgacttCTTCCTGGTGCTGCTTGACCCGGTGGGTGGCAACCTGGAGACCGCGGGCTCGGGTCAGGCCGCAGGGCCTGTGTTGAgggaggaggccgaggcgggcctaGGGCTCCAGAGGGGCGAGAGCGGCGCGAACCCCGCGGGCCGCCCTGCGCTGGGCCCTCGCTGCCTGTCCGCGGTTTCCACTCCGGCCCCGATCTCCGCCCCCGGCCCCGCCGCGGCCTTCGCGGGCACAGTCACTATCCACAACCAGGACCTGCTGTTGCGCTTTGAGAACGGCGTCCTCACCCTGGCCACGCCCCCACCACACGCTTGGGACCCGGGGGCCGCGCCTGCCCAGCAGCCCGGGTGTCTGATCGCCCCGCAAGCCGGGTTCCCGCAGGCCGTGCAGTCGGGTGACTGCCCAGAGCTGCCGCCCACCCTCCTGCTAGCCGAGTCGGCCGAACCCGCGCCTGCTCCGGCGCCCGAGGAGGAGGCGGAGGGCCCGGCCGCCGCCCGGGGCCCCCGCGGACCGCTGGGCTCTGCCCCAGGCGTGGTGCTGTACCTGTGCCCCGAGGCGCAGTGCGGGCAAACCTTCGCCAAGAAGCACCAGCTGAAGGTGCACCTGCTGACGCACAGCAGCAGCCAGGGCCAGAGGCCCTTCAAATGCCCCCTGGGTGGCTGCGGCTGGACCTTCACCACCTCTTACAAGCTCAAGAGGCACCTGCAGTCGCACGACAAACTGCGGCCCTTCGGCTGCCCGGCGGAGGGCTGCGGCAAGAGCTTCACCACCGTGTACAACCTCAAGGCGCACATGAAGGGCCACGAGCAGGAGAACTCTTTCAAATGCGAGGTATGCGAGGAGAGTTTCCCCACGCAGGCCAAACTCAGCGCCCACCAGCGCAGCCACTTTGAGCCCGAGAGGCCTTACCAGTGCGCGTTTTCCGGCTGCAAGAAGACGTTTATCACAGTGAGTGCTCTGTTTTCCCATAACCGCGCCCATTTCAGGGAACAGGAACTCTTCTCCTGCTCTTTTCCGGGCTGCAGCAAACAATATGACAAGGCCTGTAGGCTGAAAATTCACCTGCGGAGTCACACCGGCGAGAGACCTTTCCTTTGTGACTTTGATGGCTGTGGCTGGAACTTCACCAGCATGTCCAAACTCTTAAGGCACAAAAGGAAGCACGACGATGACCGGAGGTTCACCTGCCCTGTGGAAGGCTGTGGGAAATCTTTCACGAGGGCCGAACATCTGAAAGGCCACAGCATAACCCACCTGGGCACGAAGCCTTTCGTGTGCCCTGTGGAAGGCTGCTGTGCCAGGTTCTCCGCTCGCAGTAGCCTCTACATTCACTCCAAGAAACACCTGCAGGATGTGGACACTTGGAAAAGCCGTTGCCCGATCTCCACTTGTAATAAACTCTTCACATCCAAGCACAGCATGAAGACGCACATGGCCAAAAGGCACAAGGTTGGCCAGGATCTCTTAGCTCAGCTAGAAGCAGCAAATTCTCTTACACCCAGCAGTGAACTTACCAGCCAGGGACAGAATGATCTCAGTGATGCAGAGATAGTGTCTCTCTTCTCTGATATACCTGATGGTACTTCTGCTGCAGTGCTGGACACGGCATTGGTGAACTCGGGAATCTTGACTATTGACGTGGCTTCTGTGAGCTCGACTCTGGCAGGGAACCTCcctgctaataataataattccgtAGGGCAGGCTGTGGACCCTCCGGCCTTGGTGGCCACCAGCGACCCTCCTCAAAGTCTGGATACCTCTCTCTTTTTTGGAACGGCCGCCACTGGTTTTCAGCAGAGCCCCTTAGATATGGACGAGGTCTCAAGTGTAACTGTGGGGCCACTGGTATCTCTGGGCCCTTTGGCCATGAAAAACTCCAGTCCAGAGCCCCAGGCTTTGACACCCAGCAGTAAGCTAACAGTGGACACAGATGCTCTGACTCCTTCCAGCACCCTTTGTGAAAACAGTGTCTCGGAACTACTGACACCAACCAAAGCGGAGTGGAACGTACATCCTGACTCTGACTTCTTTGGACGGGAGGGAGAGACCCAGTTCGGATTCCCCAATGCAGCAGGAAACCACGGTTCTCAGAAAGAAACAGATCTTATCACTGTGACTGGCAGCTGCTCATTTTTG AATTTGCAGGACTCTTCAACCTTGTACAATACAAGCCAAGACTACTCTGCATCAAAATGA